The Terriglobus sp. TAA 43 sequence ATATCTCGTCACGTTTGGCGGGGACGATATAGGCCATGGTGTAGCCGAGAAGATATCCGGAGATCGTATGCCCGCTTGGGTAAGAGTTTGCTGCCTGCGTCAGCTTGCAGACGGGACGCAGGGTGCGATCGATTTGGTAGGGACGAGGCCGGGAAAACTGCGCTTTAAGCGGAGCACTTGCGATCCCCTCTTCACGGTGCACATCCGCAGACAGGCTCGCCAGCACCGGCAGATTTTCCGCGGTGAAATCACTACCGAAGATGTTCTTGTAGACAAAGATGTCTTCTTCGCTATCGTCTGCCTGCGCAGCTGCAACGTCCTGCGATGATCGGCTCTGCTCGATTGTGTGCAGTTGTTTTAATTCCTGCTGGGTCGTCTCGGAGTTGTTCGCAGGCGGTTGCTGTACTAACAA is a genomic window containing:
- a CDS encoding phosphatase PAP2 family protein; protein product: MRQFNTSLALSGLFLFASVLTSQSPAPSISPLHTKSPLAASPKSSFLADSPLDVSLLVQQPPANNSETTQQELKQLHTIEQSRSSQDVAAAQADDSEEDIFVYKNIFGSDFTAENLPVLASLSADVHREEGIASAPLKAQFSRPRPYQIDRTLRPVCKLTQAANSYPSGHTISGYLLGYTMAYIVPAKRDEILARTDEYAFHRLVCGVHYSSDLVAGHTIASAMFGVMMTNPMFRNRVEAARQELRAKLPTALSQR